Proteins found in one Triticum urartu cultivar G1812 chromosome 4, Tu2.1, whole genome shotgun sequence genomic segment:
- the LOC125550461 gene encoding SCARECROW-LIKE protein 7, producing the protein MAYMCADSGNLMAIAQQVIQQQQQHNQQQQRHHHHHHHLAPPPMPMPPAPAPPHAQIPGSLPFGAAGSAAWPQGENFFSDVFGASAADAVFSDLAAGADFDSDVWMESLIGDAPVFQDSDLDRLIFTTPPPAEAEAEAVARDENAPAALPPVAAAAQAACSSPGSADASCSAPILQSLLACSRAAAASPGLAAAELAKVRAAATESGDPAERVAFYFSDALARRLACGGAAQLDTASDARLASDEVTLCYKTLNDACPYSKFAHLTANQAILEATGAATKIHIVDFGIVQGIQWAALLQALATRPEGKPSRIRISGVPSPYLGPHPAASLAATSARLRDFAQLLGVDFEFVPLLRPVHELDRSDFSVDPDEVVAVNFMLQLYHLLGDSDEPVRRLLRLAKSLGPAVVTLGEYEVSLNRAGFVDRFASALSYYRAVFESLDVAMARDSEDRATLERSMFGERIRRAVGPPEGADRTDRMAGSAEWQALMEWCGFQPVRLSNYAESQAELLLWDYDAKYKYSLVQLPPAFLSLAWEKRPLLTVSAWR; encoded by the coding sequence ATGGCGTACATGTGCGCCGACAGCGGCAACCTCATGGCCATCGCGCAGCAGGTgatccagcagcagcagcagcacaaccagcagcagcagcggcaccaccaccaccaccaccacctcgcCCCGCCGCCCATGCCGATGCCGcccgcccccgcgcccccgcaCGCGCAGATCCCGGGCTCGCTGCCGTTCGGGGCCGCCGGGTCCGCGGCCTGGCCCCAGGGAGAGAACTTCTTCTCCGACGTCTTCGGGGCGTCCGCCGCGGATGCCGTTTTCTCCGACCTCGCCGCCGGCGCGGACTTCGACTCCGACGTGTGGATGGAGAGCCTCATAGGCGACGCCCCCGTGTTCCAGGACTCGGACCTCGACCGCCTCATCTTCACCACCCCGCCcccggccgaggccgaggcggaGGCCGTCGCGCGGGACGAGAATGCGCCGGCCGCGCTCCCCCCGGTCGCCGCCGCGGCGCAGGCGGCGTGTTCTTCCCCGGGCTCAGCCGACGCGTCCTGCTCCGCCCCCATCCTCCAGTCCCTCCTCGCCTGCTCCCGCGCCGCGGCGGCCAGCCCAGGCCTcgccgccgcggagctcgccAAGGTCCGCGCCGCGGCCACCGAGTCCGGGGACCCCGCGGAGCGCGTGGCCTTCTACTTCTCCGACGCGCTCGCTCGCCGCCTCgcctgcggcggcgcggcgcAACTCGATACGGCGTCCGACGCGCGGCTCGCCTCCGACGAGGTCACGCTCTGCTACAAGACGCTCAACGACGCCTGCCCCTACTCCAAGTTCGCGCACCTCACCGCCAACCAGGCCATCCTGGAGGCCACGGGCGCGGCGACCAAGATCCACATCGTCGACTTCGGCATCGTGCAGGGCATCCAGTGGGCGGCGCTCCTCCAGGCGCTGGCCACGCGCCCCGAGGGGAAGCCGTCTCGGATTCGCATCTCCGGCGTCCCCTCGCCGTACCTGGGGCCGCACCCCGCGGCGTCCCTGGCCGCCACCAGCGCGCGCCTCCGCGACTTCGCGCAGCTTCTCGGGGTGGACTTCGAGTTTGTCCCGTTGCTCCGGCCGGTGCACGAGCTCGACCGGTCCGACTTCTCGGTCGACCCCGACGAGGTCGTGGCCGTCAACTTCATGCTCCAGCTCTACCACCTGCTCGGCGACTCCGACGAGCCGGTGCGGCGACTCCTCCGCCTCGCCAAATCGCTCGGCCCGGCGGTGGTCACCCTCGGGGAGTACGAGGTGAGCCTCAACCGCGCCGGCTTCGTCGACCGATTCGCCAGCGCGCTCAGCTACTACCGGGCGGTGTTCGAGTCGCTGGACGTGGCGATGGCGCGGGACTCCGAGGACAGGGCGACGCTGGAGCGGAGCATGTTCGGGGAGCGCATCCGCAGGGCCGTCGGGCCGCCCGAGGGCGCCGACAGGACCGACAGGATGGCCGGCAGCGCCGAGTGGCAGGCGCTCATGGAGTGGTGCGGCTTCCAGCCCGTCCGCCTCAGCAACTACGCCGAGAGCCAGGCCGAGCTCCTGCTCTGGGACTACGATGCCAAGTACAAGTATTCGCTCGTCCAGCTGCCGCCGGCGTTCCTCTCGCTCGCGTGGGAGAAGCGGCCTCTGCTCACCGTCTCCGCCTGGCGGTGA